In one Pseudomonas fitomaticsae genomic region, the following are encoded:
- a CDS encoding DUF2788 domain-containing protein, whose amino-acid sequence MDPAVFEEWMMTGLVSILIIFMGFIVWDLAKKSKAGRFGSFILFFVLGLGVAAFIIKSVVIGLIESGAL is encoded by the coding sequence ATGGATCCAGCAGTATTTGAAGAGTGGATGATGACCGGTCTGGTCAGCATCCTGATCATTTTCATGGGTTTCATCGTCTGGGATCTGGCGAAGAAGTCCAAGGCCGGACGCTTTGGCTCGTTCATTCTGTTCTTCGTGCTGGGCCTGGGCGTGGCCGCATTCATCATTAAGAGCGTGGTGATCGGCCTGATCGAATCCGGCGCCTTATAA
- a CDS encoding Lrp/AsnC family transcriptional regulator has protein sequence MSKLDRYDLSILAELQRDARISNQELAERIGLSPSPCSRRVKQLEDDGYISRQVALLDRKMLGLSLTAYVLIGMDRHTPERFENFEAAIRTLPQVLECSLVTGVDADYQLKVVVPDMDHYQKLLLGHLTRIEGVTSVRSSFVLNQVLNSTELPLTHLRS, from the coding sequence ATGAGCAAACTCGACCGTTACGACCTCAGTATTTTGGCGGAATTGCAGCGCGACGCCCGCATCTCCAACCAGGAACTGGCCGAGCGCATCGGTCTGTCGCCCTCCCCGTGCTCGCGCCGGGTCAAGCAACTGGAGGACGACGGCTACATCTCCCGCCAGGTCGCCCTGCTCGATCGCAAGATGCTCGGCCTGAGCCTGACCGCCTACGTGCTGATCGGCATGGACCGGCACACGCCGGAGCGTTTCGAGAACTTCGAAGCGGCGATCCGTACCTTGCCGCAGGTGCTGGAATGCAGTCTGGTCACCGGGGTCGATGCCGACTATCAGCTGAAAGTGGTGGTGCCGGACATGGATCACTATCAGAAGCTGCTGCTGGGGCATCTGACCCGGATTGAAGGCGTGACCAGCGTGCGCTCGAGCTTTGTGCTGAATCAGGTGCTCAACAGCACCGAACTGCCGCTGACTCATCTGCGCAGCTGA
- a CDS encoding DUF6515 family protein, protein MKSRIWRLASVGLLCVSVGAQALADEPQNRGPDGGGRGPEHQGNNQGHGGGDQQRGQNSPQRQNNDIIRGDNSRQFEHNGQQNHGQWQNQNQPRPAYNPNPVRQPPPPPQLPANDLPIQPRPDTVRQTQEPRQGYYRDERPQNGYHQNWQTGNRPNDNRWPGRPDGRGNGWGPGPQYRPGHVIDRFPDRDYRVPYRGQDYFYSGGYWYRPQGPRYIVVQPPRGIRIQYLPDYAREVWIGGSLLFLAAGSYYAYQEATQDYVVVEPPVQQPPQPTGNGYDVEAYPANGQSPEQVQRDGYECYQYAVQQSGFNPRTATYQPAPEVVQAYRQAQGNCLSSRGYQVNY, encoded by the coding sequence ATGAAGTCGCGCATCTGGCGTCTGGCCAGTGTTGGTTTGCTGTGTGTGAGTGTCGGTGCGCAAGCGCTGGCGGATGAGCCGCAGAATCGCGGCCCCGACGGCGGCGGACGCGGGCCGGAGCATCAGGGCAACAATCAGGGGCATGGCGGCGGTGATCAGCAGCGTGGCCAAAACAGTCCGCAGCGGCAGAACAACGACATCATTCGTGGCGACAATAGCCGCCAGTTCGAGCACAACGGTCAGCAGAACCACGGCCAGTGGCAGAACCAGAATCAGCCACGTCCGGCCTACAACCCCAACCCGGTACGCCAGCCGCCACCGCCGCCGCAACTGCCGGCCAATGACCTGCCGATCCAGCCGCGCCCCGACACCGTGCGCCAGACCCAGGAACCCCGTCAGGGTTATTACCGCGATGAGCGTCCGCAGAACGGCTATCACCAGAACTGGCAGACCGGCAATCGCCCCAACGACAACCGCTGGCCGGGTCGTCCCGACGGGCGTGGCAACGGCTGGGGCCCCGGTCCGCAATACCGGCCGGGTCATGTGATCGACCGTTTCCCGGATCGCGATTACCGCGTGCCATATCGCGGCCAGGATTATTTCTACTCCGGCGGCTACTGGTATCGCCCGCAAGGCCCGCGCTACATCGTGGTCCAGCCGCCGCGCGGGATTCGCATCCAGTACCTGCCGGATTACGCTCGTGAGGTGTGGATCGGCGGTTCGCTGCTGTTCCTCGCCGCCGGTTCGTACTACGCCTATCAGGAAGCAACGCAGGATTACGTGGTGGTCGAGCCGCCGGTGCAGCAGCCACCGCAGCCGACCGGCAATGGTTATGACGTGGAGGCGTATCCGGCCAACGGTCAGTCACCGGAGCAGGTTCAGCGCGATGGTTACGAGTGCTATCAGTACGCGGTGCAGCAAAGCGGCTTCAACCCGCGCACCGCGACTTACCAGCCGGCGCCCGAAGTGGTGCAGGCCTACCGCCAGGCACAGGGCAATTGCCTGAGCAGTCGCGGTTATCAGGTCAACTACTGA